From Sporosarcina sp. 6E9, a single genomic window includes:
- a CDS encoding phosphopentomutase, with translation MAKMMLLVIDSFGIGAMDDCKDYVATDCQAMTYQHIREIKKEKLHIPTMYSLGLGALVDGKSEPGNAFGYSKLAHHGADTYLGHQEIAGSCPKNSTKRLMKDIHQDMKQALEESGYEVRYPIEGSPILLVNEAAVVADNLESAVGNIINITADFKKMPFRELKKLGNVVRKNVDTSRVIAFGGPHTSIEKILSCVEETDQNQWGVDTPKAGVYGKGYEVYHMGYGVEVEKQFPMIAAKHGLPVYRLGKTADVLHGKGVAEPIVDTTQLLKRVAEAYHQEKNDAAFLINVQETDLAGHSEDVDWYAALLNEVDSWLTDFIPTMVADDLLIIMADHGNDPTIGHSNHTREYVPILIVGEKVKKANIGLRNTMSDIGATLCDFYGLPMTAEGTSFLDEIIDRKEFMISCKVSE, from the coding sequence ATGGCTAAAATGATGTTACTCGTGATCGACAGTTTTGGGATTGGTGCAATGGATGATTGTAAAGATTATGTAGCGACAGACTGTCAGGCGATGACTTATCAACATATTCGAGAGATTAAAAAAGAAAAACTCCATATCCCAACGATGTATTCTCTCGGACTTGGTGCACTTGTCGATGGCAAATCTGAGCCAGGGAATGCTTTTGGGTATTCAAAATTAGCCCATCACGGCGCTGATACGTATTTAGGACATCAGGAGATTGCCGGGAGCTGTCCGAAAAACTCAACTAAACGATTGATGAAGGATATCCATCAAGACATGAAACAAGCATTAGAAGAAAGCGGTTATGAAGTACGCTATCCAATTGAAGGGAGTCCAATCCTTTTAGTGAATGAAGCCGCTGTTGTCGCAGATAATTTAGAATCAGCTGTTGGAAATATAATTAATATAACAGCTGATTTTAAAAAGATGCCTTTCAGAGAACTGAAAAAACTAGGAAATGTCGTCCGTAAAAACGTAGATACGTCTAGAGTAATCGCTTTTGGTGGCCCTCACACGTCGATTGAAAAAATACTTTCTTGTGTTGAGGAGACCGATCAAAACCAATGGGGCGTAGACACCCCAAAAGCAGGTGTCTATGGAAAAGGCTACGAGGTCTACCATATGGGTTATGGAGTAGAAGTAGAAAAACAATTCCCAATGATAGCGGCAAAACATGGACTACCTGTCTATCGTCTCGGCAAAACAGCTGATGTTCTGCACGGTAAGGGCGTTGCAGAGCCGATTGTCGATACGACCCAGTTATTAAAGCGAGTAGCCGAAGCATACCATCAAGAAAAAAATGATGCTGCATTTTTAATTAATGTTCAAGAAACGGACTTAGCAGGTCATTCCGAAGATGTTGATTGGTATGCCGCTTTACTGAACGAAGTCGATAGTTGGTTGACGGATTTTATCCCAACGATGGTAGCAGATGATCTACTCATTATCATGGCTGACCACGGTAATGATCCTACCATAGGACACTCCAACCATACGAGAGAATACGTCCCAATTCTGATTGTCGGTGAAAAGGTGAAAAAAGCGAATATTGGTTTACGCAACACAATGTCAGACATCGGCGCGACATTGTGTGACTTTTATGGATTGCCCATGACTGCAGAAGGAACTAGTTTTTTAGATGAAATTATCGATCGGAAGGAATTTATGATTTCGTGTAAAGTGAGTGAATGA
- a CDS encoding GIY-YIG nuclease family protein yields MNDEVPETFNVIKRKVLELINLRRNNHVNNFTKNKKSGVYLLYVDNFTSSSVLPIYIGRTNNFQKRWKEHKKEILALNRLSYNEYYRYFFRNTIPFYEGSYKSCKIFKYMVDNNCQLSDLKMVIIKNTDQDESISLERQLIQEFLSSFFGFNQLLSLTDTKDGYNKTNGDSVKLKIWEFNNLKNLTDFGYSRFNFLKSFLISESEEISPNILSEYESLKIELEFPSERYDQDYKRINDLYTEYSNQISNLEEAIISSLSKTSVGENKLLLGRMKKVIFENDIPAKKYLATYFKNKNYEFDYLNFCITEIKEIERIKEKMNSLEAEYESLYFTKKSFNKHGLIYPFRKYDSFPLKDEILKIDEPITENELQLFFDLSNSGKSYQSYYYNSEIIRLTVRWKINNQINCQVYYISNGISDAEYIEEDFYPDLRYLNGSLYRRKFNPIKADDYFDRRYITLEAEYKTGLNDYSHKKQEHISLVDALTDIRSNILLDDMSVTAYYSESKKCFELTLNSKEENHDIIKRIIKSK; encoded by the coding sequence ATGAATGATGAAGTACCTGAAACGTTTAACGTTATTAAAAGAAAAGTACTGGAATTGATTAATCTAAGAAGAAATAATCACGTTAATAACTTTACAAAAAATAAAAAATCAGGAGTATATCTTCTTTATGTAGATAATTTCACTTCATCTTCCGTGCTGCCTATCTATATTGGTAGAACTAATAACTTTCAAAAAAGATGGAAAGAACATAAAAAAGAAATATTGGCACTTAATCGCCTCTCCTATAATGAGTACTACAGATATTTTTTCAGGAACACGATTCCTTTTTATGAAGGTTCCTATAAATCATGTAAAATATTCAAATACATGGTAGATAATAACTGTCAATTATCTGACTTAAAAATGGTAATAATTAAAAATACAGATCAAGATGAGTCCATTAGTCTTGAAAGACAGCTTATTCAAGAGTTTTTGAGTAGTTTTTTCGGCTTTAATCAATTACTATCTCTCACTGATACTAAGGATGGTTATAACAAAACAAATGGGGATTCGGTAAAATTAAAAATTTGGGAGTTCAACAATTTGAAAAATCTTACCGACTTCGGATACTCCCGATTCAACTTTTTAAAGTCATTTTTAATTTCTGAATCAGAAGAGATTAGTCCTAACATCTTAAGTGAATATGAATCATTAAAAATTGAATTAGAATTTCCCTCAGAGAGATATGATCAAGACTATAAAAGAATAAATGACTTATACACCGAATACTCTAACCAAATAAGTAACCTGGAAGAAGCAATTATATCATCACTTTCTAAGACTAGTGTCGGTGAAAATAAACTGCTTCTTGGTAGAATGAAAAAGGTTATTTTTGAAAATGACATTCCAGCAAAAAAGTATCTAGCTACTTATTTTAAAAATAAAAACTATGAGTTTGATTATTTAAACTTTTGTATAACTGAAATCAAAGAAATCGAACGCATTAAAGAGAAGATGAATAGTTTAGAAGCAGAATACGAATCATTATATTTTACAAAAAAGTCATTTAATAAGCACGGATTAATTTATCCATTCAGAAAATATGACTCTTTCCCACTAAAAGATGAGATTTTGAAAATAGATGAGCCTATAACGGAAAATGAATTACAACTTTTTTTCGATCTATCGAATTCAGGTAAAAGCTATCAATCCTATTATTACAACTCTGAAATAATTCGATTAACAGTCAGATGGAAAATTAACAATCAGATTAATTGTCAGGTTTATTATATTAGTAATGGTATTTCGGATGCCGAATATATAGAAGAGGATTTCTATCCTGATTTGCGATATTTAAACGGTAGTTTGTATCGCAGAAAATTTAACCCCATCAAAGCTGATGATTATTTTGATCGCAGATATATCACTTTAGAAGCAGAATATAAAACCGGGTTAAATGACTATAGCCATAAAAAACAGGAACATATTTCTTTAGTAGATGCTCTTACTGATATTAGAAGTAATATATTACTAGATGATATGAGTGTCACTGCATATTATAGCGAATCAAAAAAGTGCTTTGAGCTTACCTTAAATTCCAAAGAAGAGAATCATGATATTATTAAAAGAATTATTAAAAGCAAATAA
- a CDS encoding HNH endonuclease domain-containing protein has protein sequence MIINHIENITKREPLIEYRELLLTYSEPRCFYTNAKLVEGKGRIVVDHFIPWSFVHSDNLWNFVLTTPSLNSRKGSKLPSNEYINKLFQRNELLTNVKDQNVREEFAKYKESTVEKLYGYAEINGFQTGWNP, from the coding sequence GTGATTATCAATCACATAGAAAACATCACAAAACGAGAACCATTAATAGAGTACCGCGAGCTATTACTGACATATTCAGAACCTCGTTGTTTTTATACGAATGCCAAGTTAGTAGAGGGAAAGGGAAGGATAGTCGTGGATCATTTTATTCCGTGGAGTTTTGTTCATAGTGACAACCTCTGGAATTTCGTTTTGACGACACCTTCTTTAAATAGCAGGAAAGGCAGCAAACTCCCATCAAATGAATATATCAATAAATTGTTCCAACGAAACGAGTTGTTAACAAACGTGAAGGATCAAAACGTACGTGAAGAGTTTGCGAAGTATAAAGAAAGCACGGTTGAGAAGCTGTATGGCTACGCTGAAATAAATGGATTCCAAACTGGTTGGAATCCATGA
- a CDS encoding GTPase produces the protein MEKRDFISDEEFDRVFDEQTEEINEQLEREILIAMIGDVNAGKSSTINRLMGKEVALVGAKPGETKDVKKYIYKDQIVFVDTPGLDDIQSEHSAETMEFYKKADIVLFFLNAAGTVLSETELASFKKIAKNNKSIIFVLNKIDAAEDIEGLVKYIQDHTNYDYPVAPISSKTGENFGMLQDEVLKLLEIVGKDIQMGKHMADKSRTANKWILAAGGSAASIGAIPIPGADFVPLTALQVGLMLRLSTLYGKPISKDNAKELILATITGNVGKTIFRQIVKFVPGAGTVAGASVAGGMTLALGYAVRYAHENNIELTSATLDPIYKMFLNKK, from the coding sequence ATGGAAAAACGTGACTTTATTTCAGATGAAGAGTTCGATCGGGTTTTTGATGAGCAGACAGAAGAAATTAATGAGCAATTAGAGCGTGAAATTTTAATAGCCATGATTGGTGATGTAAATGCGGGGAAATCATCTACAATTAACCGCTTGATGGGCAAGGAGGTTGCCCTAGTCGGCGCAAAGCCTGGAGAAACAAAGGACGTCAAGAAATATATTTATAAAGATCAAATTGTATTTGTCGATACACCGGGATTGGATGATATTCAAAGTGAGCACTCAGCGGAGACCATGGAGTTTTATAAAAAAGCAGATATTGTTTTATTTTTCTTAAATGCAGCCGGAACGGTTTTATCTGAAACGGAGTTAGCTTCTTTCAAGAAAATTGCTAAAAACAATAAATCAATCATCTTTGTTTTGAATAAAATTGATGCAGCAGAGGATATTGAGGGTTTAGTGAAGTATATACAAGATCATACGAATTACGATTACCCAGTGGCGCCCATATCATCCAAAACCGGTGAAAACTTTGGGATGTTGCAAGATGAAGTTTTAAAATTATTGGAGATTGTAGGAAAAGATATCCAAATGGGAAAGCATATGGCGGATAAATCCCGCACAGCTAATAAGTGGATTTTGGCGGCGGGAGGGTCGGCGGCTTCGATTGGCGCAATACCAATACCAGGAGCTGATTTTGTTCCGTTAACCGCATTGCAAGTTGGCCTTATGTTACGCTTGTCCACATTGTATGGTAAGCCTATTTCCAAAGATAATGCGAAAGAGTTAATTCTCGCAACAATTACTGGGAATGTAGGGAAAACTATTTTCCGACAAATTGTAAAGTTTGTACCCGGGGCTGGGACGGTTGCGGGCGCAAGTGTTGCAGGTGGAATGACACTCGCACTGGGCTATGCAGTTAGGTATGCTCATGAAAATAACATCGAGCTGACTTCAGCAACACTGGACCCGATTTATAAGATGTTTTTGAATAAAAAGTAG
- a CDS encoding LPXTG cell wall anchor domain-containing protein, producing the protein MVLTDTKKTTGGSTKLPKTATSFYSILLIGFMLTLIGIATLSLGKRKKAA; encoded by the coding sequence ATCGTTTTAACCGATACGAAGAAAACAACTGGCGGATCAACAAAACTGCCTAAAACAGCAACATCTTTTTATTCGATCTTGCTTATTGGATTTATGCTTACACTTATCGGTATTGCAACATTATCTTTAGGTAAAAGAAAAAAAGCAGCATAA
- the lexA gene encoding transcriptional repressor LexA: MRLNVEQQRIVEVEPTGHMLVKGVAGSGKTSVAIRRIQFLRDNYCPEEDDNILLVTFNKTLIKYIQHQYEELENHEMNHQQGLLRHNIQADIRTVDQLMYRYFISYQKRHNVTYKIVSAPEARKVLQQSILKVKPYYGNVKLLSLKNSNFLMDELDWIKACNIPDLETYQEIDRIGRANGGEGNPQKLSKNSKTREAIYRLMETYDKYLLHKGFVDFKTMNKLALQEAEKKVFRPYTHILIDESQDLSKVQLKFLTLLHADKSYASIMFVADNTQSIYSQSWLGKGRPYTTIGYDMSGKARTLSKNYRTTTEISKVAYNLIENDVHIKGNVDFVQPSLIDRHGHPPIYRIFPNQKKQAEFIIDQIKKLQNDYQLRDICIIATRHNLIDNVKGQFEQAQTCDRLAESNPNFAGDSVKLTTMHSIKGLEFKVIFLIHLDNQVIPNQMFGMEDDDTTDTEERQLLYVGMTRANELLYMSSVGKPSYFMNEINPTYMRFGKDLALHAYQSIPIPDYQLTNQIVDLNAREEKVRQWMLRELVDTYGYPLDLITLEYPVQQFSKRGYVDIAISIESNDKRVPYCFIEVKAFASGIEIGFDQLQSYMSANQDVHYGVVTDGVEIKIINRNGEEITDIPACQPQFLPSTKHTRIYKNLRNRNAYQYVQEVDYEKDIDIIDSMTGLTIGCDVDHAVPLIGNVAAGIPTTAIQDFEDSILLPREWMIDPNHTYALRVTGDSMIDADIDKGDIVIVHKQEAADNGDIVIAVIDQEATMKEFMLMGGTVLLISKNKSYEPIQMNSEDVMINGKVIGVLKQ, encoded by the coding sequence ATGAGATTGAACGTTGAACAACAAAGAATTGTAGAAGTAGAGCCTACAGGGCATATGTTGGTAAAGGGCGTAGCTGGATCGGGAAAAACGAGTGTAGCGATTCGCCGCATTCAATTTTTACGTGACAATTATTGTCCAGAAGAAGATGATAATATATTACTAGTTACTTTCAATAAGACATTAATCAAGTATATTCAACATCAATATGAAGAGTTAGAAAATCATGAGATGAATCATCAACAAGGTTTGTTACGCCATAATATTCAAGCAGATATTAGGACAGTAGATCAACTCATGTACCGTTATTTTATTAGTTATCAAAAACGACATAATGTTACCTATAAGATTGTAAGTGCTCCGGAAGCGAGAAAAGTTTTGCAACAATCAATTTTAAAGGTGAAACCATACTACGGGAATGTTAAATTATTGTCTCTTAAGAATAGTAATTTTTTGATGGATGAACTTGACTGGATAAAAGCGTGTAATATTCCTGATTTAGAAACCTATCAGGAAATAGACCGAATTGGCCGTGCCAATGGTGGGGAAGGAAATCCGCAAAAACTATCTAAGAACTCTAAAACAAGGGAAGCCATTTATCGTTTAATGGAAACTTATGACAAGTATTTGCTGCATAAAGGGTTTGTAGACTTCAAAACGATGAATAAGCTAGCTTTACAAGAAGCGGAAAAGAAAGTGTTTCGCCCCTACACACATATACTCATTGATGAAAGTCAGGATTTGTCTAAAGTACAATTGAAATTTTTAACGTTACTTCATGCTGATAAATCTTATGCATCAATTATGTTTGTAGCGGATAACACACAAAGTATTTATTCCCAGTCGTGGCTAGGAAAAGGACGACCTTACACAACGATTGGTTATGATATGAGTGGAAAAGCACGAACTTTATCAAAGAATTACCGAACAACAACAGAAATTTCCAAAGTGGCCTATAACTTAATCGAAAATGATGTACACATTAAAGGAAATGTGGATTTTGTACAACCTTCTTTAATCGATCGACATGGACATCCACCAATTTATCGCATATTTCCAAATCAAAAGAAACAAGCTGAATTTATTATAGATCAAATAAAAAAACTGCAAAATGATTATCAGCTTCGTGATATTTGTATCATCGCGACACGTCATAATTTGATAGACAATGTAAAAGGTCAATTTGAACAAGCACAAACTTGTGACAGACTGGCGGAAAGTAATCCAAACTTTGCTGGAGACTCAGTGAAGTTAACGACGATGCATTCTATTAAAGGACTAGAGTTTAAGGTGATTTTTCTGATTCACTTGGACAATCAAGTAATTCCAAATCAGATGTTTGGCATGGAAGATGATGATACAACTGATACGGAGGAAAGACAATTATTGTATGTCGGAATGACAAGGGCGAATGAGCTACTTTACATGTCATCAGTTGGCAAACCTTCATACTTTATGAATGAAATCAATCCAACATATATGCGTTTTGGAAAAGATCTAGCATTACACGCCTATCAATCAATTCCTATACCAGATTATCAGTTAACGAATCAAATTGTAGATTTAAATGCAAGAGAAGAAAAGGTACGTCAATGGATGCTTCGGGAGTTAGTAGATACATACGGCTATCCACTCGATTTAATAACACTTGAATATCCAGTACAACAGTTTTCCAAACGGGGTTACGTCGATATCGCCATTTCGATTGAATCAAATGACAAAAGAGTTCCATATTGTTTTATAGAAGTAAAAGCATTTGCTAGTGGGATTGAAATAGGATTTGACCAGCTACAATCTTATATGTCTGCAAATCAAGATGTCCACTACGGTGTTGTGACAGATGGCGTAGAAATCAAAATCATTAATCGTAATGGCGAGGAAATAACGGATATCCCTGCTTGTCAGCCACAATTTTTACCAAGTACTAAACATACCCGAATCTATAAAAACCTACGTAACCGCAACGCATATCAATATGTTCAAGAAGTGGATTATGAAAAGGATATTGATATTATCGATTCAATGACAGGGTTAACCATAGGTTGTGATGTTGATCATGCGGTACCGTTAATTGGCAATGTAGCAGCTGGTATTCCGACAACAGCCATTCAAGATTTTGAGGATTCTATTCTACTTCCAAGAGAATGGATGATAGACCCCAATCATACATATGCACTTCGCGTAACTGGCGATAGTATGATAGATGCGGATATTGACAAGGGAGATATCGTTATTGTGCATAAACAAGAAGCGGCAGATAATGGCGATATTGTCATCGCGGTTATTGATCAGGAAGCAACTATGAAAGAATTCATGTTAATGGGCGGAACGGTTTTACTAATTTCTAAAAATAAAAGTTACGAGCCAATCCAAATGAATTCAGAAGATGTGATGATTAACGGTAAAGTGATTGGTGTATTGAAACAGTGA
- a CDS encoding HNH endonuclease domain-containing protein — protein sequence MNNYELTKFIQSRNESHSDEVIINHIENITKRESLIEYRELLLTYSEPRCFYTNATLVEGKSKVVVDHFIPWSFVHSGNLWNFVLTTPSLNSRKGSKLPSNEYINKLFQRNELLTNVKDQNVREEFAKYKESTVEKLYGYAEINGFQTGWTP from the coding sequence TTGAATAACTACGAGTTGACAAAATTCATCCAATCACGAAATGAATCCCATTCCGATGAAGTGATTATCAATCACATAGAAAACATCACAAAACGAGAATCATTAATAGAGTACCGCGAGCTATTATTGACGTATTCAGAGCCTCGTTGTTTTTATACGAATGCCACATTGGTAGAGGGAAAGAGCAAGGTAGTCGTGGATCATTTTATTCCATGGAGTTTTGTACATAGTGGTAACCTCTGGAATTTTGTTTTGACGACACCTTCTTTAAATAGCAGGAAAGGCAGCAAACTCCCATCAAATGAATATATCAATAAATTGTTCCAACGAAACGAGTTGTTAACAAACGTGAAGGATCAAAACGTACGTGAAGAGTTTGCGAAGTATAAAGAAAGCACGGTTGAGAAGCTGTATGGCTACGCTGAAATAAATGGATTCCAAACTGGCTGGACCCCATGA
- a CDS encoding vanadium-dependent haloperoxidase — translation MDRNYLRWSKLPYAGEMKPPTDSITPLAGSWSFIYLDRNEKGDYLEPNGSVMNLPITDPNNINFDRELKVVQNTLKNITKNEENLAIYYGTGVPAKQWTPVIDRLIDTYGVPPTTSGRILSAVHGAINDAFVIVWDLKYGFDVARPNQYDHTMKTLLCTPRFPTYPSGHATVSGCAATVLSYFFPREERNLQRIANDNASSRLYAGVHFHIDNEEGLNLGRYIGNIIVNHLKTQENYDSDPIDRPYSKYKNADLYPVNYEQFIPFDFNDSCSSLLLDADEPSINKNKKTATSKPKLFL, via the coding sequence ATGGATAGAAATTATTTACGTTGGTCAAAGCTCCCTTACGCGGGTGAAATGAAACCACCAACTGATTCAATTACACCATTAGCAGGCTCATGGTCATTCATTTATTTAGATAGAAATGAAAAAGGAGATTATTTAGAACCTAATGGCAGCGTTATGAATCTACCTATAACAGATCCAAATAATATTAATTTTGATAGAGAATTAAAAGTTGTACAAAACACATTAAAAAACATTACAAAAAACGAAGAAAATCTAGCTATATATTATGGAACTGGAGTGCCAGCCAAACAATGGACACCAGTGATTGACCGTTTAATTGATACGTATGGTGTTCCTCCTACAACTTCAGGACGAATATTATCCGCAGTACATGGTGCTATCAACGATGCGTTTGTCATCGTCTGGGACTTAAAATACGGTTTTGATGTTGCCAGACCCAATCAATACGATCATACAATGAAAACATTGTTATGTACCCCTCGTTTCCCTACTTACCCTTCTGGTCACGCCACAGTATCTGGATGCGCAGCAACTGTGCTTAGCTATTTCTTTCCGAGAGAAGAAAGAAATCTACAAAGAATTGCTAATGATAACGCTTCGAGTCGACTTTATGCTGGCGTTCACTTTCATATTGATAATGAGGAAGGGCTCAATCTAGGAAGATACATCGGAAATATTATTGTAAATCACCTTAAAACACAAGAAAATTATGATTCAGATCCTATTGATAGGCCTTATAGTAAGTACAAAAATGCTGATTTATACCCCGTAAACTACGAACAATTTATACCGTTCGATTTTAATGATTCGTGCAGTTCGTTATTGCTGGATGCTGATGAACCTTCTATTAATAAAAATAAGAAAACTGCTACTTCAAAGCCTAAATTGTTTTTATAA
- a CDS encoding HNH endonuclease domain-containing protein, with protein sequence MIKNEINTAIQSKTINRYVLGALYKDTEGLLYGFNKKDKTLQFNPSAYKFLLKFQEVIFRQSRNESYSNEVIINHIENITKRKSLTEYRELLLTYSESRCFYTNATLVKGKSKKVVDHFISWSFVHGDNLWNFVLTTPSLNSRKDSKLPSNEYINKLFQRNDRITKVTDQTIREEFAEYKKSTVEKLYAYAGINGFPTGWTP encoded by the coding sequence TTGATCAAAAACGAAATAAACACAGCGATACAAAGTAAGACAATTAACAGGTATGTACTAGGCGCATTATATAAGGATACAGAAGGATTATTATATGGATTCAATAAAAAGGATAAAACTCTACAATTCAATCCATCGGCGTATAAGTTTTTACTTAAATTTCAAGAAGTTATTTTTAGGCAATCACGAAATGAATCCTATTCCAATGAAGTGATCATCAATCACATAGAAAACATCACAAAACGGAAATCATTAACAGAGTACCGGGAGCTATTACTGACTTATTCAGAATCACGTTGTTTTTATACGAATGCCACATTGGTAAAGGGGAAGAGCAAGAAAGTCGTGGATCATTTTATTTCGTGGAGTTTTGTACATGGTGATAACCTCTGGAATTTTGTTTTGACGACCCCTTCGTTAAATAGCAGGAAAGATAGCAAACTCCCATCAAATGAATATATCAATAAATTGTTCCAACGAAATGATCGGATAACAAAAGTGACTGATCAAACTATCCGTGAAGAGTTTGCGGAGTATAAGAAAAGCACGGTCGAGAAGCTTTATGCCTACGCTGGAATAAATGGATTCCCAACTGGCTGGACCCCATGA
- a CDS encoding alpha/beta-type small acid-soluble spore protein — protein sequence MPNNSGNSNQLLVPGVRQALDQMKNEIASEFGVQLGPDSTSRANGSVGGEITKRLIRQAQQQMNGSK from the coding sequence ATGCCAAACAACAGTGGTAACTCGAACCAACTTCTAGTTCCAGGAGTTAGGCAGGCACTTGATCAGATGAAGAACGAAATCGCATCAGAGTTCGGCGTTCAATTGGGACCCGATTCAACATCACGTGCCAACGGATCCGTAGGCGGAGAAATTACCAAGCGATTAATTCGTCAAGCCCAACAACAAATGAATGGAAGTAAATAA
- a CDS encoding SMP-30/gluconolactonase/LRE family protein has translation MIYHAELVLNEQAILAEGPCWDYEKNLLYWVDILGKKVNVFNPVTEINLSIDVGQLIGAAAIREKGGLVVALQNGFHFLNLDNGQLIKIDDPESNMESNRFNDGKCDPAGRFWAGTMSLEAVQNEGSLYCLDTNHLVEKVIADVTISNGLAWDTSKNKMYFIDTPLNKVFVFDYEIETGAISNRKVAVNISKDLGAPDGMTIDREGMLWIALWGGSKVIRCNPKTGQIIGEVLVPCSKVTSCTFGGKDLDELYITTARLNPSEKELKEEPLAGGIFKAKVGVKGNKEFFYKG, from the coding sequence ATGATTTATCATGCAGAACTTGTCCTTAATGAACAAGCCATATTGGCAGAAGGCCCTTGCTGGGATTATGAAAAGAACCTTTTATATTGGGTAGATATTCTCGGTAAAAAAGTAAATGTATTCAATCCTGTTACAGAAATAAATCTATCTATCGATGTTGGACAATTGATAGGTGCAGCTGCAATAAGAGAAAAGGGCGGTTTGGTAGTAGCTTTGCAAAATGGCTTTCATTTTTTAAATTTGGATAACGGTCAACTTATCAAAATTGACGATCCAGAAAGCAATATGGAAAGTAATCGTTTTAATGATGGGAAATGCGATCCTGCCGGGAGATTTTGGGCAGGAACGATGTCATTAGAGGCCGTGCAAAACGAAGGAAGCCTTTATTGTTTGGATACGAATCATTTAGTAGAAAAAGTGATAGCGGATGTAACCATTTCTAATGGGTTAGCTTGGGATACATCTAAAAATAAAATGTATTTTATCGACACGCCATTAAATAAAGTTTTTGTTTTTGATTACGAAATTGAAACGGGTGCAATTAGTAATCGAAAAGTAGCGGTGAATATATCTAAGGATTTAGGTGCACCAGATGGGATGACAATCGATCGTGAAGGCATGCTGTGGATAGCACTTTGGGGAGGATCCAAGGTTATACGATGTAATCCCAAAACTGGTCAGATAATAGGTGAAGTACTCGTTCCTTGCAGCAAAGTAACCTCGTGCACATTTGGTGGAAAGGATTTGGATGAATTATATATCACGACAGCCAGATTGAATCCTAGTGAAAAAGAATTGAAAGAGGAGCCACTAGCAGGTGGTATTTTTAAAGCGAAGGTTGGCGTTAAGGGGAATAAAGAATTTTTTTACAAAGGATAA